Proteins from one Acidimicrobiia bacterium genomic window:
- a CDS encoding patatin-like phospholipase family protein gives MTTGFVLGGGGQLGAAEVGMLRALVERGVEPDLILGTSVGALNGVGIAAEPSLAAVDRLASTWLGLAKAKVFAGSFLGGATSLVRTRTHVHSNAPLRALIERLLPVTRFDELEVPFQCVAACIERAAEEWFADGPIVDAILASCAVPGLLPPVEIGGEHYLDGGIVNSVPIQRAVALGATEIYVLHVGRIDQPLVAPRNPWEVAAVSFEIARRHRFVRDLATLPDGVVAHVLPTGDPDPPRFSDLSQLRYRDFSNVGERMERAHAATVEYLAAM, from the coding sequence ATGACGACGGGCTTCGTGCTGGGTGGGGGAGGCCAGCTCGGCGCGGCGGAGGTCGGGATGCTGCGCGCGCTGGTCGAGCGTGGCGTCGAGCCAGACCTGATCTTGGGGACGTCGGTCGGCGCGCTCAACGGAGTGGGGATCGCCGCCGAGCCGTCCCTTGCCGCGGTCGACCGGCTCGCCTCGACCTGGCTCGGCCTTGCCAAGGCCAAGGTGTTCGCAGGTTCGTTCCTCGGGGGCGCGACCAGTCTCGTACGAACGCGTACCCATGTGCACTCGAACGCGCCCTTGCGCGCATTGATCGAGCGGCTGCTGCCGGTCACTCGCTTCGACGAGCTGGAGGTGCCGTTCCAGTGCGTCGCCGCGTGCATCGAGCGCGCGGCGGAAGAGTGGTTCGCCGACGGACCGATCGTGGACGCAATCCTCGCGTCGTGCGCGGTACCAGGTCTGCTGCCTCCCGTCGAGATCGGCGGCGAGCACTACCTCGACGGTGGGATCGTGAACAGCGTTCCCATCCAGCGCGCGGTTGCGCTCGGCGCGACCGAGATCTACGTCCTGCACGTGGGACGGATCGACCAGCCACTCGTTGCCCCGCGCAACCCATGGGAGGTCGCCGCGGTCTCGTTCGAGATCGCCCGCCGGCACCGGTTCGTACGCGACCTCGCGACGCTGCCCGATGGTGTGGTCGCGCACGTGCTCCCGACCGGTGACCCCGACCCTCCGCGTTTCAGTGACCTCTCGCAACTCCGGTACCGCGACTTCTCCAACGTCGGCGAGCGCATGGAACGCGCACACGCGGCGACGG
- a CDS encoding SDR family NAD(P)-dependent oxidoreductase has translation MGMLDGKVAIVTGAGHGIGRGHAMELAKQGAKVVVNDLGGSERGEGSGTAADDTVKLIADRGGVAVPNFADVSDYEQSGAMVQQAIGDFGRLDILVNNAGIVRDAAIWNMKVEDWDAVMKVHVRGTWCPSHHASKHWRERAKEGPLQARIVNTTSGAGLGGNFGQTNYATAKAAIVGLTLTLAQELYKTGVTANCISPAGLTRITATVPGSAEAIEPDDLPEGEWNSMDPKNSSPVVAWLASDDAQYVTGQVIRVVHDRLILMQGWTEKKWVSSGDKAWSAEELASIMATEVFGSRHPGMRFEASG, from the coding sequence ATGGGAATGCTCGACGGCAAGGTCGCGATCGTCACCGGCGCGGGGCACGGCATCGGCCGCGGCCACGCGATGGAACTGGCGAAGCAGGGCGCGAAGGTCGTGGTCAACGACCTCGGCGGCTCCGAGCGCGGCGAAGGTAGTGGCACCGCGGCCGACGACACCGTGAAGCTGATCGCCGATCGTGGGGGAGTGGCCGTACCGAACTTCGCCGACGTGTCCGACTACGAGCAGTCCGGCGCGATGGTCCAGCAGGCGATCGGAGACTTCGGCCGGCTCGACATCCTCGTGAACAACGCGGGCATCGTCCGCGACGCCGCGATCTGGAACATGAAGGTCGAAGACTGGGACGCGGTCATGAAGGTGCACGTGCGCGGTACCTGGTGCCCGTCGCACCACGCGTCGAAGCACTGGCGCGAGCGGGCGAAGGAAGGTCCGCTCCAGGCGCGCATCGTGAACACCACGTCGGGCGCGGGCCTCGGGGGCAACTTCGGCCAGACCAACTACGCGACCGCCAAGGCTGCGATCGTCGGCCTCACGCTCACGCTCGCACAGGAGCTCTACAAAACGGGCGTCACGGCCAACTGCATCTCGCCCGCCGGGCTCACCCGGATCACGGCGACGGTGCCCGGGTCGGCAGAAGCGATCGAGCCCGACGACCTGCCCGAAGGCGAGTGGAACAGCATGGACCCGAAGAACTCGTCGCCGGTGGTCGCGTGGCTCGCGAGCGACGACGCCCAGTACGTGACCGGTCAGGTGATCCGGGTCGTTCACGACCGTCTCATCCTCATGCAGGGGTGGACCGAGAAGAAGTGGGTGTCGTCGGGCGACAAGGCGTGGAGCGCCGAGGAGCTCGCGTCGATCATGGCCACCGAGGTCTTCGGCTCCCGCCACCCCGGTATGCGTTTCGAAGCGAGCGGATAA